In one window of Phoenix dactylifera cultivar Barhee BC4 unplaced genomic scaffold, palm_55x_up_171113_PBpolish2nd_filt_p 000328F, whole genome shotgun sequence DNA:
- the LOC103708844 gene encoding uncharacterized protein LOC103708844 isoform X1 translates to MRLIFPRLPGRCSYPFRSNPAHVFVCIPLRRGSPTAPAWAAAKGSSGFTMQRSGTPWRPSVHDFVRTLQSKRITSSIRPPLAAMTHACLSRSGFLPARKNFEGYIARTCTTPSSQVSQPSSPMILCTGSALVVSAHLTSSDAPQRSEEWFALRKDKLTTSTFSTALGFWKGNRRSVLWYEKVFAPEAITLEAAAKAAMNWGVLQEPAAIEQYKSITGRDVGSLGFAIHADASYGWLGASPDGLLGCHPDGGILEVKCPYNKGKPELGLPWQAMPYYYMPQVQGLMEIMDRDWVDLYCWTPNGSSLFQVFRDRAYWELMHGILREFWWGGVVPAREALLMGREADVKAYEPKPKHELTGLMIGRSRKLAAEARLLCRDIGGHVEFFR, encoded by the exons ATGAGATTAATCTTTCCGCGTCTTCCCGGGAGGTGTTCGTACCCATTTCGATCGAACCCCGCCCATGTGTTTGTTTGTATTCCCCTTCGACGAGGGTCCCCTACTGCTCCCGCATGGGCTGCGGCCAAGGGTTCCTCTGGGTTTACGATGCAGCGGTCGGGCACTCCGTGGCGTCCCTCAG TGCATGATTTTGTTAGGACCCTCCAATCGAAACGAATAACCAGCAGCATCAGACCACCCCTAGCTGCAATGACACATGCATGCCTTTCCCGTTCTGGATTTCTACCTGCGAGAAAGAACTTCGAAGGTTACATTGCCCGGACCTGCACCACACCCTCATCACAGGTATCCCAACCATCATCTCCAATGATCCTCTGCACTGGCTCAGCCCTGGTCGTGTCAGCCCATCTCACCTCTTCTGATGCACCCCAACGGTCAGAAGAGTGGTTTGCCCTGCGCAAGGACAAGCTAACCACAAGTACCTTCAGCACCGCCTTGGGCTTCTGGAAGGGCAATCGTCGGTCTGTGCTGTGGTATGAGAAAGTGTTTGCACCAGAGGCCATCACTCTTGAGGCAGCAGCCAAGGCTGCAATGAACTGGGGTGTGCTTCAGGAACCTGCAGCCATTGAGCAGTACAAGAGCATCACAGGCCGAGACGTGGGTTCATTAGGCTTTGCAATCCATGCAGATGCCAGCTATGGATGGCTTGGTGCCTCACCTGATGGCCTTCTTGGGTGCCATCCTGATGGTGGGATTCTTGAGGTAAAATGCCCCTATAACAAGGGGAAACCCGAGCTTGGATTGCCATGGCAAGCTATGCCATACTACTACATGCCCCAAGTGCAAGGCCTGATGGAGATCATGGACAGGGACTGGGTTGATCTCTATTGCTGGACTCCCAATGGGAGCAGCCTATTTCAGGTGTTTCGCGACCGTGCCTATTGGGAGCTGATGCATGGAATTCTTCGTGAGTTTTGGTGGGGGGGTGTGGTCCCAGCAAGGGAGGCATTGTTGATGGGGAGGGAAGCAGATGTCAAAGCCTATGAACCAAAACCAAAGCATGAGCTGACAGGTTTGATGATTGGCAGGAGTAGGAAATTGGCTGCAGAGGCAAGGTTGTTGTGCAGGGATATTGGTGGTCATGTAGAGTTCTTCAGGTGA
- the LOC103708844 gene encoding uncharacterized protein LOC103708844 isoform X2, with the protein MGCGQGFLWVYDAAVGHSVASLRTLQSKRITSSIRPPLAAMTHACLSRSGFLPARKNFEGYIARTCTTPSSQVSQPSSPMILCTGSALVVSAHLTSSDAPQRSEEWFALRKDKLTTSTFSTALGFWKGNRRSVLWYEKVFAPEAITLEAAAKAAMNWGVLQEPAAIEQYKSITGRDVGSLGFAIHADASYGWLGASPDGLLGCHPDGGILEVKCPYNKGKPELGLPWQAMPYYYMPQVQGLMEIMDRDWVDLYCWTPNGSSLFQVFRDRAYWELMHGILREFWWGGVVPAREALLMGREADVKAYEPKPKHELTGLMIGRSRKLAAEARLLCRDIGGHVEFFR; encoded by the exons ATGGGCTGCGGCCAAGGGTTCCTCTGGGTTTACGATGCAGCGGTCGGGCACTCCGTGGCGTCCCTCAG GACCCTCCAATCGAAACGAATAACCAGCAGCATCAGACCACCCCTAGCTGCAATGACACATGCATGCCTTTCCCGTTCTGGATTTCTACCTGCGAGAAAGAACTTCGAAGGTTACATTGCCCGGACCTGCACCACACCCTCATCACAGGTATCCCAACCATCATCTCCAATGATCCTCTGCACTGGCTCAGCCCTGGTCGTGTCAGCCCATCTCACCTCTTCTGATGCACCCCAACGGTCAGAAGAGTGGTTTGCCCTGCGCAAGGACAAGCTAACCACAAGTACCTTCAGCACCGCCTTGGGCTTCTGGAAGGGCAATCGTCGGTCTGTGCTGTGGTATGAGAAAGTGTTTGCACCAGAGGCCATCACTCTTGAGGCAGCAGCCAAGGCTGCAATGAACTGGGGTGTGCTTCAGGAACCTGCAGCCATTGAGCAGTACAAGAGCATCACAGGCCGAGACGTGGGTTCATTAGGCTTTGCAATCCATGCAGATGCCAGCTATGGATGGCTTGGTGCCTCACCTGATGGCCTTCTTGGGTGCCATCCTGATGGTGGGATTCTTGAGGTAAAATGCCCCTATAACAAGGGGAAACCCGAGCTTGGATTGCCATGGCAAGCTATGCCATACTACTACATGCCCCAAGTGCAAGGCCTGATGGAGATCATGGACAGGGACTGGGTTGATCTCTATTGCTGGACTCCCAATGGGAGCAGCCTATTTCAGGTGTTTCGCGACCGTGCCTATTGGGAGCTGATGCATGGAATTCTTCGTGAGTTTTGGTGGGGGGGTGTGGTCCCAGCAAGGGAGGCATTGTTGATGGGGAGGGAAGCAGATGTCAAAGCCTATGAACCAAAACCAAAGCATGAGCTGACAGGTTTGATGATTGGCAGGAGTAGGAAATTGGCTGCAGAGGCAAGGTTGTTGTGCAGGGATATTGGTGGTCATGTAGAGTTCTTCAGGTGA